The DNA region TTCCAAAGTTAGATGTAACATTTTGCTCTGTATGAATTTTGATTAAGAAAAGCTGAGAGCCATCAATTCTTCTGCTATGTCGAAGTTAGCTGTGACATTTTGCACGTCATCCAAGCTTTCTAGGGTATCAATTAACTTGAAAAGCGATCGCGCCTGATCTGGATCGGTAACTTCTACACTATTACTAGGAATCCACCGCAATTCGGCATCAGTTACCTTAAAGCCTTGATCCTTGAGTGTCTGGCTAAGGGTTTCTAAATTGCCAATGTCTGTAAATACCTCAGCCATCTCATCTTCAGTCATCTCATAAGACTCAGCACCGCCTTCAAGGGATGCTTCTAAAAGCTGTTCTTCATCAACCACACCCTGGACTACACAAACGCCTTTTTGATCAAACATCCAGCTAACGCAACCTACTTCGCCAAGATTGCCACCATTTTTACTAAAGGCTACACGCAAGTCAGCAGCAGTGCGATTGCGATTATCTGTGAGGGCTTCGATTAAAATCGCTACACCACCAGGGCCGTAACCTTCGTAGCGAATCGCTTCAAAGGTAGCATTATCACCGCCAGAAATGCCTGCACCTTTAGCGATCGCTCGTTCAATATTATCATTGGGAATACTCGCTGCCTTTGCCTTGTCAATCGCCGTGCGAAGTTGAAAATTCAGCGCCGGATCTGGTATGCCACTTCTAGCTGCAACGATAATCGCCCGCGATAACTGAGTGAAGGTTTTTCCCCTTTTTGCATCAACTACCGCTTTTTGGCGCTTAATATTTGCCCATTTACTATGTCCTGCCATAATCTGAAATTATCAAAACTCTATTTAAGATTAGGATATAAACGCTGGCAATAACCATAACTTTAGATAATTGTGCAAGGCTAGATCGGGCGTGTCTCTAAAATTTGGTAAAGATATTTTTAGATCAAGGTAAATATGGGCGATCGCTACAATTGATTGAGATCAGCAAAAAAGTAGACACTCAGCGATCGCATCCTGTTTAAATCACAAAAGGTTCAAGTTCGCGGTTATGCCACTCATCTTCAACCCGTTCAGTAATAAGCGGTCTGATGATAAACTTGGGTGGGCAACCATCTAGAACATCAATCCGCACACATGAGTAAGGCAGACGGCTCTGGAAATTGTAATCATGACGACCCACAAAAAGCGTTGAATCGGCAACTTTCCGAGTGGGTTTACCTGCAATTTCTGTAAAAGTCTCCATTAATTCAGTCCCTTCTCGCCTTTGATAACGAGGACGGTGACCACTACCACCAGAGATAATGCAGTTAATGTGGGAGTCAGCAAATCCGGTATCAGTTGTGCAAAGATGCTCTAAACAGTGAGCGTGACCGTTTAAAATCAAATCCACTATGGGACGTTCTTTAATTAAAGAACCAAGAGTTTCTGCCACTTGTTCAAACACCCAGCGCAAGCGGTGACGAACCGCCAAAGTTTGTGCTTGATTCCACTTGGTAGCTTCTGTGACATAAGGTGGATGGTGGAAAAAGATTATACGTCCGCGCACATCGGAGTTGTTCCAAGATTCGATTAGTCTGCTTCGCAACCATTCAAGTTGTTCAAAATCTATCGCAGGCATTTTATGAGATGCTAATTGTTTTTCAATGTCGATTTTGATCTCATTAATTTGGTCTAATTTGGCACTAAGATCATCAAGTTGTTCCGCGTCAGTAGGTTTATCTGGGTTGAGACGATCATATATTCCCAATATCTGCAATTCTTCTCGATCTATTTCCTGGCGACGCTTTTGCAAT from Nostoc commune NIES-4072 includes:
- a CDS encoding YebC/PmpR family DNA-binding transcriptional regulator gives rise to the protein MAGHSKWANIKRQKAVVDAKRGKTFTQLSRAIIVAARSGIPDPALNFQLRTAIDKAKAASIPNDNIERAIAKGAGISGGDNATFEAIRYEGYGPGGVAILIEALTDNRNRTAADLRVAFSKNGGNLGEVGCVSWMFDQKGVCVVQGVVDEEQLLEASLEGGAESYEMTEDEMAEVFTDIGNLETLSQTLKDQGFKVTDAELRWIPSNSVEVTDPDQARSLFKLIDTLESLDDVQNVTANFDIAEELMALSFS